Proteins co-encoded in one Flavivirga eckloniae genomic window:
- a CDS encoding pyridoxal phosphate-dependent aminotransferase yields MESKYKTQEEKYEYISKQHGGYYRHNFTDHAYLYNLYFPPREVINHLKDNIDNLVLNYPMAQNALAELISDIIDQPTERIVVGNGGAEIIKILSGRLAKKIIVPVPSFNEYANAAPEGQAVEFPLEFPSFQLDVDKFADEAIKVGADMAVVVTPNNPTSMLVPKSDLIRLSEKLRKHNCMLIIDESFLDFANNKEQISLEQDIEKYPNMAILKSMSKAYGICGLRIGYLLTANLDFSKSVRNGVHIWNINGFAEEFLRILPQYKHEFEDSCKIVKADRDVFYKKLCAIDGMHVFKPDANYIYCRLPDTALSGPEVTKRLFIEHNIYIKDSVGKTQPDADRYVRIASRTNEENAKLIEALKNVMYVKG; encoded by the coding sequence ATGGAAAGCAAATATAAAACACAAGAAGAAAAATACGAATATATATCCAAACAACATGGGGGCTATTATAGGCATAATTTTACCGATCACGCATACCTGTATAATTTATATTTTCCACCAAGGGAGGTTATTAACCATTTAAAGGATAATATTGATAATTTGGTTCTTAACTATCCAATGGCACAAAATGCACTTGCCGAACTTATTAGTGATATTATAGATCAACCAACCGAAAGAATTGTTGTAGGGAATGGGGGCGCAGAAATTATAAAAATATTATCGGGACGTTTAGCTAAAAAAATAATTGTTCCCGTACCGTCTTTTAATGAATATGCGAATGCAGCACCAGAAGGACAAGCAGTGGAGTTTCCACTTGAATTTCCTTCTTTCCAACTCGATGTAGATAAATTTGCAGACGAGGCTATAAAAGTTGGTGCAGATATGGCTGTTGTGGTTACACCTAATAATCCTACGTCGATGTTAGTTCCAAAAAGCGATTTAATCCGACTGTCTGAAAAGCTAAGGAAACACAATTGCATGCTTATTATCGATGAATCATTTCTTGATTTTGCCAATAACAAAGAGCAAATAAGTTTGGAGCAGGATATTGAGAAATATCCAAATATGGCTATTCTAAAAAGTATGAGTAAAGCCTATGGCATCTGTGGCCTTAGAATTGGGTATTTGTTAACGGCTAATTTAGATTTTTCTAAGTCTGTTCGTAATGGTGTTCATATTTGGAATATTAATGGATTTGCTGAAGAGTTTCTTCGAATACTTCCCCAATACAAACATGAATTTGAGGATAGTTGCAAAATAGTTAAAGCAGATAGAGATGTGTTTTATAAAAAGCTATGTGCTATTGATGGGATGCATGTTTTTAAACCAGATGCAAATTATATTTATTGTCGTTTACCCGATACAGCTTTAAGTGGGCCAGAAGTGACAAAACGACTTTTTATTGAGCATAATATTTATATAAAAGATAGTGTTGGAAAAACCCAACCTGATGCTGATAGATATGTTCGGATTGCTAGTCGTACTAATGAGGAAAATGCTAAACTTATTGAAGCGTTGAAGAATGTGATGTATGTAAAAGGTTAA
- a CDS encoding CDP-alcohol phosphatidyltransferase family protein, with amino-acid sequence MSEKKQAGMLTFAKDLPNICSLLGLFCTVLAIYFAIKGNFSGAIIAMLWAALFDWYDGIIARKIKGRTKEQGVFGGQLDSMIDIVSFGVLPAILLLSYGDYNIWFIPGAFAIIAACAIRLSYFNIYGLIDSKTYMGLSVDNNALILAFVFLFENLFQHATFSILIYIVIIILAVLNLSSIPTPKFTGKWIYVLIAYVLVMTSFFGYQLWSVDAALLIK; translated from the coding sequence ATGAGTGAAAAAAAACAAGCGGGCATGCTTACTTTTGCCAAGGATTTGCCAAATATTTGTTCTCTACTAGGATTGTTCTGTACTGTATTAGCAATCTATTTTGCTATAAAAGGAAATTTTTCGGGAGCAATTATTGCCATGTTATGGGCCGCATTATTCGATTGGTATGATGGAATTATAGCACGTAAAATTAAAGGAAGAACTAAAGAACAAGGTGTGTTTGGAGGGCAACTCGACTCAATGATAGACATTGTAAGCTTTGGCGTTTTGCCTGCAATATTACTTTTAAGCTATGGAGATTATAATATATGGTTTATACCAGGTGCATTTGCAATTATTGCAGCTTGCGCCATTAGGCTGAGTTATTTTAATATTTATGGACTTATTGATAGTAAAACCTATATGGGACTTTCTGTTGATAACAATGCACTCATCCTTGCTTTTGTTTTTTTATTCGAAAACCTCTTCCAACATGCTACCTTTTCGATACTTATTTATATCGTTATAATCATTCTAGCAGTCCTTAATTTATCCTCCATACCAACACCTAAATTTACAGGAAAGTGGATTTATGTTCTAATAGCCTATGTATTGGTTATGACAAGTTTTTTTGGATACCAATTATGGAGCGTAGATGCAGCCCTGTTAATTAAATAA
- a CDS encoding phosphocholine cytidylyltransferase family protein: MNSDSDNYCGQNRITTALLLAAGTGSRLYPLTKNVPKCLTLVNDKSILERLIKNLKSQGFKRLVIVTGHEQECIMNYLGEKSGNIRIEYVHSPLYKTTNNIYSLWMARNIINEPFVLFESDLVLNSSLLDEMVYPDRMAIARMQPWLNGTTVSVNKTNMVTEFQKGTTESYTDIRYKTVNIYSFSLLSWQAIIKCLNRYIEAGSVNCYYEIVFSEMVDNKSLLFESVSFDHKPWYEIDTIKDLAKAELLFPSETKKLANVENAIA, encoded by the coding sequence ATGAATAGTGATTCAGACAATTATTGTGGTCAAAATCGCATAACAACAGCATTACTTCTTGCAGCTGGTACTGGAAGTCGCCTTTATCCCCTAACAAAAAATGTTCCCAAATGTCTTACTCTTGTAAATGATAAATCGATTCTAGAAAGACTTATTAAAAATTTAAAAAGTCAAGGATTCAAACGACTTGTAATCGTAACTGGTCATGAACAAGAATGTATTATGAATTATCTTGGAGAAAAATCAGGAAACATTCGCATTGAATACGTTCATAGCCCCTTGTATAAAACTACAAATAACATTTATTCGCTTTGGATGGCTCGTAACATAATAAATGAGCCTTTTGTACTTTTTGAAAGTGATTTGGTATTGAACTCTTCTTTGCTTGATGAGATGGTTTATCCCGATAGAATGGCTATAGCTCGCATGCAGCCTTGGCTAAATGGAACAACGGTTTCTGTTAACAAGACTAATATGGTTACTGAATTTCAAAAAGGAACTACCGAATCATATACTGATATCCGATATAAAACTGTTAATATATACAGCTTTTCGCTTTTGTCATGGCAAGCGATTATTAAGTGCTTGAATCGGTATATTGAAGCGGGCAGTGTTAATTGTTATTATGAAATTGTTTTTTCTGAGATGGTAGACAATAAAAGTCTGTTGTTCGAGTCGGTTTCATTTGACCATAAACCATGGTACGAAATTGATACGATAAAAGATCTAGCTAAAGCTGAATTATTATTTCCAAGTGAAACTAAAAAGCTTGCAAATGTTGAAAATGCAATTGCATAA
- a CDS encoding rhodanese-like domain-containing protein yields the protein MNEQIKFYKNKLAYEMDPSDLYDGFENSTDYIALDARQAFGFDKEHIPTAINIPHREMNEETTKHLDKSKTYVTYCDGIGCNASTKGALKMVKLGFKVKELMGGIEWWKFDGYATEGTNSTKGSMFECAC from the coding sequence ATGAACGAACAAATTAAATTTTACAAAAACAAATTAGCTTACGAAATGGATCCTTCAGATTTATATGATGGTTTTGAAAACAGCACAGATTATATTGCATTGGATGCACGACAGGCCTTTGGATTTGATAAAGAACATATTCCAACTGCAATTAACATTCCGCACAGAGAAATGAACGAAGAAACGACAAAGCATCTTGACAAATCAAAAACATATGTTACTTACTGTGACGGTATTGGTTGTAACGCTTCAACAAAAGGTGCGTTAAAAATGGTTAAATTGGGCTTTAAAGTAAAAGAGCTTATGGGCGGAATTGAATGGTGGAAATTTGACGGCTATGCAACCGAAGGAACAAATTCTACCAAAGGCTCTATGTTTGAATGTGCTTGTTAA
- a CDS encoding AraC family transcriptional regulator translates to MQIGTNSMIDNEYKYRINNVIDHIEKNLDNDFSLNELAKVSNFSKFHFSRIFQGITGETPFQLILRLRLEKAASLLIHGNDSISEIAFKCGFKSLPVFSKNFKSNFKESATSFRTKNSNLDKVNSITDKAIKTPSIYICNQTKSIKWKVDMKNNESIEIKELPNIPVVYLRHIGPYQGDAELFERLFSKLFAWAVPKGLLDNGDFQTAIVYHDDVNVADKNKLRTSVCLTVPENTSVDGEIGKMVLEKGKYVVARFTVKADEFQKAWDWLMGKWFPTSGYQPDDRACFELYPEEPENGTFKVDICVPVRKL, encoded by the coding sequence ATGCAAATTGGAACGAACTCAATGATTGACAATGAGTACAAATACAGAATAAACAATGTAATTGACCATATTGAAAAGAATTTGGACAATGATTTTTCATTGAACGAATTGGCAAAGGTTTCCAACTTCTCAAAATTTCATTTCAGCAGAATATTTCAAGGCATCACCGGTGAAACACCATTTCAATTGATTCTTCGACTCCGGTTAGAAAAAGCTGCATCACTCTTAATTCACGGAAACGACTCAATTTCTGAAATAGCTTTTAAATGCGGATTTAAAAGTTTGCCTGTGTTTTCAAAAAACTTCAAGTCCAATTTCAAAGAATCTGCTACTTCGTTCCGAACGAAAAATAGCAATTTGGATAAAGTGAATAGCATTACGGATAAAGCTATTAAAACACCTTCCATTTACATTTGTAATCAAACGAAATCAATTAAATGGAAAGTAGATATGAAAAACAACGAAAGCATTGAAATAAAAGAATTACCAAACATCCCTGTGGTTTATTTAAGACATATTGGGCCTTATCAAGGAGATGCCGAATTATTTGAAAGATTGTTCAGTAAACTATTTGCTTGGGCTGTACCAAAAGGGCTTTTGGACAACGGAGATTTCCAAACAGCCATTGTTTACCACGACGATGTAAATGTTGCTGACAAAAACAAATTAAGAACAAGTGTTTGTTTGACCGTTCCAGAAAATACTTCTGTTGATGGAGAGATTGGAAAAATGGTTCTTGAAAAAGGAAAATATGTAGTTGCAAGATTCACAGTAAAAGCCGATGAATTTCAAAAGGCTTGGGATTGGCTTATGGGAAAATGGTTTCCGACAAGCGGATATCAACCAGATGACAGAGCTTGTTTCGAATTGTATCCTGAAGAACCTGAAAATGGGACTTTTAAAGTTGACATATGTGTTCCTGTCAGAAAATTATAA
- a CDS encoding GNAT family N-acetyltransferase — protein sequence MTIRIAEKRDFEAIKKLIKAHATFEKASALSDDNLNRLNNYIFNTDIVECLVVELNNEIVGYTTFMKQFSTWNANYYIYLDCLYLNEKTRGKGIGTQIMEKIRKYAKSINCSEIQWQTPDFNKKAIDFYKKLGADSKTKERFIWKI from the coding sequence ATGACAATAAGAATTGCAGAAAAAAGAGACTTCGAGGCTATTAAAAAATTAATTAAAGCGCACGCCACATTTGAAAAGGCAAGCGCTTTAAGTGATGATAACCTAAACCGATTAAACAATTATATTTTCAATACTGATATTGTAGAATGTTTAGTTGTAGAACTGAATAATGAAATTGTTGGTTACACAACCTTTATGAAACAGTTTTCTACTTGGAATGCAAATTATTATATCTATTTAGATTGTTTGTATTTAAATGAAAAAACTAGAGGAAAAGGCATAGGAACACAAATTATGGAGAAAATAAGAAAGTATGCAAAATCTATAAATTGTTCAGAAATTCAATGGCAAACACCTGATTTTAATAAAAAAGCAATTGACTTTTATAAAAAATTAGGAGCTGATTCTAAAACAAAAGAAAGGTTCATTTGGAAAATCTGA